Proteins found in one Pararge aegeria chromosome 12, ilParAegt1.1, whole genome shotgun sequence genomic segment:
- the LOC120627845 gene encoding uncharacterized protein LOC120627845: MQLVTQVRLFKSPYTVCYISEDRLTLPDKCSCKSIGVRADTGDCGLREQNEEKESSRKNLKVYTTALFLQPFVRECLNSDVYRTNVLRYLYELCGYSNSRTVFLKLILEPPDKEVIDYAWNTRMLRLVWSRVEIENAFSWLSTLGGAYSALGDYFEHCAEEAGRISMRQYRLSRMLGDDSLAARSRLYSALAFAQKGNLKVARHIVRNIAAFARETHDKRLNRMCQGVWAKLKYLRAVKNTPAKLEAGSFNGNINSGFC, encoded by the exons ATGCAATTAGTAACGCAAGTTCGTCTATTTAAAAGTCCTTACACGGTGTGTTACATATCTGAAGATCGTCTAACCTTACCCGACAAATGTAGCTGTAAATCCATCGGCGTAAGAGCGGATACGGGCGATTGCGGTCTAAGGgaacaaaatgaagaaaaagaaTCTTCTAGAAAGAACCTGAAAGTGTATACCACGGCGCTATTTCTTCAGCCGTTCGTGAGAGAGTGTTTAAACTCTGATGTTTACAGAACTAATGTGTTGAGATATTTGTATGAATTGTGTGGATATTCGAACAGTAGGACTgtgtttttaaagttaattttagaaCCGCCAGACAAGGAAGTTATTGATTATGCCTG GAATACAAGAATGCTGCGACTTGTGTGGAGTAGGGTAGAAATAGAAAATGCATTCTCTTGGCTGTCCACGCTGGGGGGTGCTTACTCAGCGCTAGGGGACTATTTCGAACATTGT gcGGAAGAAGCAGGCAGGATATCAATGCGACAGTATAGATTATCCAGAATGCTTGGTGACGACAGCCTAGCTGCCAGAAGCAGACTTTACTCAGCACTCGCCTTCGCTCAGAAGGGAAACCTCAAAGTAGCGCGGCATATAGTTAGGAATATAGCCGCATTCGCCAGGGAAACTCACGACAAGCGACTCAACAGAATGTGCCAGGGGGTTTGGGCTAAACTCAAGTATTTAAGAGCGGTAAAAAATACACCAGCGAAATTGGAGGCGGGCAGTTTTAATGGCAATATCAACTCTggattttgttaa
- the LOC120627844 gene encoding cytochrome P450 6B4-like — MAIYLVFSLFIGVLYFAYIFLFKNQDYWKNRNVPFVKPLPIFGNYKDYLLLKRHVTDVMHEMCQRFPNEPYVGSFYGTDPALIIKDPNLLKLVMSKDFYYFSGREASDHNAKEMLSKHLFFAHGDEWKVLRTNLTPLFSSAKLKNMFYLIKNSSDTLESLMADEVKKSSTIDTRFLLSRYTIDCITACAFGLNSDTMKEDVQNNPFKKVGEQIFDASNNQARKNICRAMWPGIFYALGFKLMHNDIGTFFNNLISGVFKNREGTKTSKNDFIDLILTWKRNNNISGDSMSNAYNGDKQTVSIDVDDSLLVAQCLLFFAAGFETTSSTMSFLLYELAKHKPVQEKVIGEVDDYFSKHKTIEYECINTMPYTEACVDEALRLYPLVGLLTREVMHEYTLPTGLRLKQGDRVHIPVHHIHHNPDHFPEPEVFRPERFFGEEKKNIKPFSYMPFGEGPRTCIGMRFAKMPIHAALLKIFKNYRVELGENMSHKITFNPNSVISQPIGGIHIKFIPRNS; from the exons ATGGCAATATATTTAGTTTTCTCGCTATTTATCGGTGTATTGTATTTcgcgtatatttttttatttaagaaccaGGACTACTGGAAAAACAGAAATGTTCCCTTCGTAAAGCCCCTGCCAATATTTGGTAACTACAAGGATTACCTTCTGTTGAAGAGACATGTAACTGATGTTATGCATGAAATGTGCCAACGATTTCCGAACGAGCCGTACGTTGGATCATTTTACGGTACGGATCCTGCACTTATTATTAAAGACCCGAATTTGTTAAAACTAGTTATGTCCAAGGACTTCTACTACTTCAGCGGCAGAGAAGCCTCTGACCACAACGCTAAAGAGATGCtttcaaaacatttattctTTGCCCATGGTGACGAGTGGAAAGTACTGCGAACGAATTTAACTCCGCTATTTTCTTCCGCGAAACTGAAGAACATGTTCTATTTGATAAAGAACTCTTCAGATACATTGGAGAGTTTGATGGCTgatgaagtaaaaaaaagtagtacGATTGATACGAGGTTCCTGCTCTCGAGGTACACGATCGATTGCATCACGGCATGCGCTTTTGGATTAAATTCCGATACGATGAAAGAAGATGTGCAAAATAATCCCTTCAAAAAAGTGGGTGAGCAAATATTTGATGCATCAAATAACCAAGCCCGCAAAAACATATGCCGAGCAATGTGGCCAGGAATATTTTATGCGTTAGGATTTAAACTGATGCATAATGATATAGGCacgttttttaataatctaattTCTGGAGTGTTCAAAAACCGCGAGGGTACCAAGACATCGAAGAATGACTTCATCGATCTGATTTTGACTTggaaaagaaacaataatatatCCGGTGATAGTATGAGCAACGCGTACAATGGTGATAAACAGACAGTAAGCATCGATGTTGACGACAGTTTGCTGGTAGCTCAATGCTTGCTATTCTTTGCCGCCGGATTTGAAACGACGTCGTCGACCATGAGTTTTCTTCTATATGAATTGGCGAAACACAAGCCTGTTCAGGAAAAGGTAATAGGAGAGGTAGACGACTATTTCTCTAAACACAAGACAATTGAATACGAGTGCATTAATACAATGCCGTACACTGAAGCATGTGTGGATGAAGCTCTTCGTCTGTACCCGCTGGTAGGTCTCCTAACCCGGGAAGTGATGCACGAGTACACTCTGCCAACCGGGCTCCGTTTAAAACAAGGTGATCGTGTCCACATACCCGTGCACCACATTCATCACAATCCCGACCATTTTCCTGAGCCAGAAGTATTTCGTCCAGAACGATTCTTCGGAGAGGAGAAGAAAAACATCAAGCCATTTTCTTATATGCCATTTGGCGAAGGACCCAGGACATGTATAG GTATGAGGTTTGCCAAGATGCCTATCCATGCAGCACTCTTGAAGATATTCAAGAATTACCGAGTGGAACTTGGAGAGAACATGTcacataaaataacttttaatccGAATTCCGTTATTAGTCAGCCCATTGGTGGTAtccatataaaatttattccaAGAAATTCTTAA